A single region of the Lactobacillus isalae genome encodes:
- the nhaC gene encoding Na+/H+ antiporter NhaC has protein sequence MKKKVSFPEAIIILLLLLVILGISVIKFGLMPEVPVLFTVCLLVFWLRIRGNDWASIQDGIKEGIGVAIIPIFIFILIGALIGLWIKGSIIPSIMVLGFHLISGQFFIPSVFIVCSIVGLAIGSGFTTISTVGIALFGIGASMNANPALVAGAIISGAVFGDKMSPLSDSTNLSSAVAESELFAHIKNMMWSTIPAFLVSLILFWILGNSGSIDASKINHTVAVLQQNFTITWWAIIPIILMLVCAWKKIPAIPTLFLNITVTIIMIFIQNRQQSITDLTNLIMKGFVAKTSDSSVNALLTRGGISSMMDTVGLIIATLSLGGLLMKFNIVQTAMEPLVEHLKKPGRLVITTILSGICINLFVGEQYLSVILPGRAFKQAYDRIGLAPLALSRVLEDGGSVINYLIPWGVAGSFAASTLGVPVLAFIPFTFFSLLSPIFSIISGVTGIGLKWQNKSEK, from the coding sequence ATGAAAAAGAAAGTTTCTTTTCCAGAAGCAATTATTATTTTACTTTTGCTTTTAGTTATCTTAGGTATTTCGGTAATAAAATTTGGTTTAATGCCAGAAGTTCCAGTTTTATTTACAGTCTGCTTATTAGTTTTTTGGCTTAGAATACGTGGAAATGACTGGGCGTCTATCCAGGACGGAATTAAAGAAGGAATTGGCGTTGCTATTATTCCAATCTTTATCTTCATTCTAATTGGTGCCTTAATTGGTTTATGGATCAAGGGTAGTATTATTCCTTCAATCATGGTTCTTGGTTTTCACCTAATTAGTGGACAGTTCTTCATACCTTCTGTTTTTATTGTTTGTTCAATCGTTGGTTTAGCAATCGGAAGTGGTTTTACTACAATTTCAACAGTTGGAATCGCCCTCTTCGGTATTGGGGCTAGCATGAATGCCAATCCAGCTCTTGTCGCAGGAGCAATTATTTCTGGAGCAGTATTTGGCGATAAAATGTCTCCCTTATCTGATTCTACCAATCTTTCTTCTGCCGTTGCTGAAAGCGAATTATTTGCTCACATCAAAAATATGATGTGGTCCACTATTCCTGCTTTTCTTGTATCTTTAATTTTATTTTGGATCTTAGGAAATAGCGGATCAATCGATGCTTCAAAAATTAACCATACCGTTGCTGTTTTACAGCAGAACTTTACTATTACTTGGTGGGCAATTATTCCAATTATTTTAATGCTAGTTTGTGCTTGGAAAAAAATTCCTGCTATTCCTACTCTATTTTTAAATATTACAGTCACCATTATCATGATTTTTATTCAAAATCGCCAGCAATCAATTACGGACCTAACCAACCTTATTATGAAAGGTTTTGTCGCAAAAACTAGCGACTCCTCTGTTAATGCCTTACTGACTCGTGGTGGTATTTCCAGCATGATGGATACTGTTGGTTTAATTATTGCCACCCTATCTCTTGGCGGCTTATTAATGAAATTTAACATTGTTCAAACTGCCATGGAACCTTTAGTCGAACACCTAAAAAAACCTGGCCGTTTAGTAATTACTACTATTCTTTCAGGTATCTGTATTAACTTATTTGTTGGTGAACAATACTTATCTGTAATCTTGCCCGGTCGTGCTTTTAAGCAAGCATACGACAGAATTGGACTTGCACCGCTTGCTCTCAGTCGCGTTCTTGAAGATGGTGGTAGTGTAATTAACTACTTAATTCCTTGGGGAGTAGCCGGATCATTTGCGGCTTCTACTCTTGGCGTTCCTGTCTTAGCTTTTATTCCTTTTACTTTCTTTAGTTTACTTTCTCCAATTTTCTCAATTATTTCTGGAGTAACCGGAATTGGCTTAAAGTGGCAAAATAAATCTGAAAAATAA
- a CDS encoding SAM hydrolase/SAM-dependent halogenase family protein: METNHFLVLQTDFGLKDGAVSAMHGVAHMVAPHVVVSDLTHEIPPYDIWAASYRLYQTIKYWPEGTTFVSVVDPGVGSDRKSIAVKTKSGHFIITPDNGSLTHIATYMGIDEVREIDEQKNRLPYSSESNTFHGRDIYAYNGALLADGEKTFKELGESLDPNSIVKLPLTEAKLESDHLKGSIDVLDIRFGSLWTNIPYELVKKANIKRGDKITVTITYQNQTYYHDTIPFVTSFADVALNDPLMYINSLVKVGIGLNQASFANTYNIGTGNDWKIDLTKE, from the coding sequence ATGGAAACAAATCATTTTCTAGTACTACAAACCGACTTTGGCTTAAAAGATGGAGCCGTTAGTGCCATGCATGGAGTAGCTCATATGGTTGCGCCGCATGTTGTTGTTTCAGATTTAACTCATGAGATTCCGCCTTATGATATTTGGGCTGCATCTTATCGCCTTTACCAAACAATTAAGTATTGGCCAGAAGGTACAACTTTCGTTTCAGTGGTTGACCCAGGAGTAGGTTCAGATCGAAAGAGTATTGCAGTTAAAACCAAAAGCGGGCACTTTATTATCACACCTGATAATGGTTCTCTAACTCATATTGCGACTTATATGGGAATCGACGAAGTGAGAGAAATTGACGAACAAAAAAATCGCCTTCCCTACTCATCTGAAAGTAACACTTTTCATGGTCGCGATATCTATGCTTACAACGGTGCTCTTTTAGCTGATGGTGAAAAGACTTTTAAAGAATTGGGAGAATCATTAGATCCAAATTCAATTGTAAAATTGCCACTCACTGAAGCTAAATTAGAAAGTGATCACCTTAAGGGGTCAATTGATGTATTAGATATTCGTTTTGGCTCTTTATGGACAAATATTCCTTATGAATTAGTTAAAAAGGCTAATATCAAGCGTGGTGACAAAATTACCGTCACAATTACTTATCAAAATCAAACTTATTATCATGATACAATACCTTTTGTAACATCTTTTGCTGATGTAGCACTCAATGATCCTTTAATGTATATCAATTCCTTGGTTAAGGTTGGTATCGGATTGAATCAAGCTTCATTTGCGAATACTTACAATATTGGCACAGGAAATGATTGGAAAATTGATTTAACTAAAGAATAA
- a CDS encoding ECF-type riboflavin transporter substrate-binding protein, giving the protein MNNQKGLSVKSVVAIGIGAAIYVILARFTSIPTGIPNTNIEIVYPFLALLATIYGPVVGFSVGFIGHALGDFLMYGQTWWSWVLATAVLGLIIGLYGMRLDLENGVFTVKQMVGFNIVQIIANVVSWLVIAPIGDILIYSEPQNKVFLQGATATITNSLSILILGTILLKAYAATKVKKGSLRRD; this is encoded by the coding sequence ATGAATAATCAAAAAGGTTTATCAGTAAAAAGCGTCGTTGCAATTGGTATTGGAGCAGCTATTTATGTTATTTTGGCACGTTTCACATCAATTCCAACTGGTATTCCAAACACTAATATCGAAATTGTCTATCCATTCTTAGCTTTACTTGCAACTATTTATGGACCTGTTGTCGGCTTTTCTGTTGGTTTTATTGGACACGCATTAGGTGACTTCTTAATGTATGGTCAAACCTGGTGGAGCTGGGTTTTAGCTACTGCTGTTTTAGGTTTAATCATTGGTCTTTACGGTATGCGTCTTGACTTAGAAAATGGCGTCTTCACTGTTAAGCAAATGGTTGGTTTCAACATTGTACAGATTATTGCTAATGTTGTTTCCTGGTTAGTAATTGCTCCAATTGGCGATATTTTAATCTACAGCGAACCTCAAAACAAAGTTTTCTTACAAGGTGCAACTGCAACTATTACTAACTCACTTTCCATTCTTATCTTAGGAACTATCTTACTTAAGGCCTATGCAGCAACTAAAGTTAAGAAAGGTAGTTTACGTAGAGACTAA
- a CDS encoding ABC transporter ATP-binding protein, producing MTEPIIEFKDFSFKYNSQAEPTLKNINLKINKGEKILLAGPSGSGKSTIGRCLNGLIPNIDQGEISGECLVNGKDITQTSLFDFSFTTSTILQDADSQFIGLTVGEDIAFALENDCQPKDKMHQTVNQWAEELQIKELLTQSPQSLSGGQKQIVALAGVLVDESPILLFDEPLANLDPASGLKTMAIIDKIQKELNATVIIIEHRVEEVLSQPIDRIVLVNEGQILADKPTNQLLHDDILEKVGVRQPLYLKAMSAANIDLDSIKKLDKISDLPDSESIGQKLENWVDQTPVKERTKAHQPLLKLDRVGHQYSKNQPYPLKDVSATINQGDFISIVGQNGAGKTTLCRIICGFISNEGKITLKDQDLANLSIKERAEKIGYVMQDPNQMISQKMIFDEIALGLRLRNIDEDTIKQKVNQTLKICGLYPFRHWPISALSFGQKKRVTIASILVLEPEIIILDEPTAGQDWKTYTEIMGFLKHLNNLGKTIIIITHDMHLMLEYTTRSLAFAKGKLIADTSPIDLLTNPELISEASLKRTSLFELAQHYHLPDPNKFVQAYINSEQKNWKDEDYE from the coding sequence ATGACAGAACCGATTATTGAATTTAAAGATTTTTCATTTAAATACAATAGCCAAGCTGAACCTACCCTTAAAAATATCAATCTTAAAATTAATAAAGGGGAAAAAATTCTCTTGGCCGGACCTTCAGGCAGCGGCAAATCCACAATTGGTCGCTGCCTTAATGGTCTTATTCCAAACATTGATCAAGGTGAGATAAGCGGTGAATGCTTAGTCAATGGTAAAGATATTACTCAAACCAGTCTTTTTGACTTCTCATTTACTACTTCAACAATTTTACAAGATGCAGACAGTCAATTTATCGGCTTAACAGTCGGCGAAGACATTGCGTTTGCCCTAGAAAATGATTGCCAGCCCAAGGATAAAATGCATCAAACTGTAAATCAATGGGCAGAAGAATTACAAATTAAAGAGCTTCTCACCCAATCGCCACAAAGTCTTTCTGGTGGTCAAAAACAGATTGTTGCCCTAGCCGGCGTCCTAGTTGATGAATCACCAATTTTACTTTTTGACGAACCACTTGCTAACCTTGATCCTGCTTCTGGTCTTAAAACGATGGCAATTATCGACAAAATCCAGAAAGAACTTAACGCCACAGTCATTATTATTGAACACCGTGTCGAAGAAGTTCTCAGCCAACCAATTGATAGGATCGTTTTAGTTAATGAGGGTCAAATTCTTGCCGATAAGCCCACTAATCAGCTTCTTCACGATGACATTTTAGAAAAAGTTGGCGTACGGCAACCACTTTATTTAAAAGCCATGTCGGCAGCAAATATTGACCTAGATTCGATTAAAAAATTAGACAAAATATCTGACTTACCTGATTCAGAGTCAATTGGTCAAAAATTAGAAAATTGGGTTGATCAAACTCCAGTTAAAGAAAGAACAAAGGCTCATCAACCTTTATTAAAATTAGATCGCGTTGGGCACCAATACAGTAAGAATCAACCTTATCCTTTAAAAGACGTTTCTGCCACTATTAATCAGGGCGACTTTATCTCAATTGTTGGTCAAAACGGAGCTGGCAAGACCACTCTATGTCGCATTATCTGTGGTTTTATTTCTAATGAAGGAAAGATTACTCTTAAAGATCAAGATCTAGCCAATTTATCAATCAAAGAAAGAGCTGAAAAAATCGGCTATGTAATGCAAGATCCAAATCAAATGATTTCACAAAAGATGATTTTTGATGAAATCGCTCTTGGCTTACGCTTGCGTAATATTGATGAAGATACTATCAAACAAAAGGTAAATCAAACTTTAAAAATTTGTGGTCTCTATCCTTTCAGACATTGGCCAATTTCTGCCCTTAGTTTTGGACAAAAAAAACGTGTGACAATTGCTTCAATTTTAGTCTTAGAACCAGAAATTATTATTTTGGATGAACCGACTGCTGGACAAGACTGGAAAACATATACAGAAATCATGGGCTTTTTAAAGCACTTAAACAATTTAGGCAAGACGATCATTATCATCACGCACGACATGCACTTAATGCTTGAATATACTACGCGCTCACTTGCCTTTGCTAAAGGAAAACTAATTGCAGACACAAGTCCAATCGACCTACTCACTAATCCTGAATTAATTAGCGAAGCATCTTTGAAACGCACAAGTCTATTTGAACTTGCCCAGCATTACCATTTACCTGATCCAAATAAGTTTGTACAAGCCTACATTAATTCTGAACAAAAGAACTGGAAGGATGAAGATTATGAATGA
- a CDS encoding energy-coupling factor transporter transmembrane component T family protein, translated as MNDSKILGYQPGNSFIHALNATTKMIFLILVSIACMVTYDTRFLIAICVLSLILLKIAGIKWKQVSFIVKFIIVFAVINILAVFIFQPTYGESLYHSRTVLINAGYFTLTAQELFYLFNVSLKYICSIPLVLLFLLTTNPSQFAASLNKIGVSYKVSYAVSLALRYIPNIQESYWSISAAQQARGNELSKKASLGKRIHGTLNIVTPLIFSSLDRIDTISTAMQLRRFGSKKKRTWYVAEKFSLADYLVTSLAFILVLVVILLFKVNSGRFYNPFV; from the coding sequence ATGAATGATAGTAAGATTTTAGGCTACCAGCCAGGAAATAGTTTTATTCATGCCTTGAATGCTACTACAAAGATGATCTTTTTAATTCTAGTCTCAATCGCCTGCATGGTTACTTACGATACTCGTTTTTTAATTGCAATCTGCGTTCTATCGTTGATTTTATTAAAAATTGCCGGTATCAAGTGGAAACAAGTTTCTTTTATTGTTAAGTTCATTATTGTGTTTGCTGTAATTAATATTTTGGCGGTTTTCATTTTTCAACCAACTTATGGTGAAAGTTTGTATCATTCAAGAACTGTTTTAATCAATGCGGGTTATTTTACCTTAACTGCTCAAGAACTATTTTATTTATTCAATGTTAGTCTGAAATATATCTGCTCAATTCCATTAGTTCTGCTCTTTTTGTTAACAACTAATCCTAGTCAATTCGCAGCTAGCTTAAATAAAATTGGTGTGAGCTATAAGGTGTCTTATGCTGTTTCTCTAGCCTTGCGCTATATTCCTAACATTCAAGAGAGCTATTGGTCTATCTCTGCTGCTCAACAAGCGCGAGGAAATGAGCTTTCTAAAAAGGCATCCCTAGGCAAGCGAATCCACGGAACGTTAAATATTGTGACGCCCCTTATCTTTTCAAGTCTTGACCGTATTGATACAATCAGTACTGCTATGCAGCTCAGACGATTCGGCTCAAAGAAAAAGCGAACTTGGTACGTAGCTGAAAAATTTAGCCTAGCTGATTACTTAGTTACAAGTCTAGCTTTTATTCTCGTTTTAGTTGTTATTCTGCTCTTCAAAGTCAACTCAGGACGCTTTTACAATCCGTTTGTGTAA
- a CDS encoding Bax inhibitor-1/YccA family protein encodes MNNFSQEPERRTIVDVTGLNRFLSRMYGMMTIAVLVSALSAYLTMTVFRTQVMTLFASNPAMTWILLLVPLALTFGISFRATRNPVASFVMLMIMAIVYGVEFSLIAGAYTGRSIASAFVASSTVFITMAVIGTTTKKNLNNLGSYASAALIGLIVAMLINMFLRNPMVSYIFSFIAVIIFTILTAWDAQRMKQIYENYGGQVSVDGLAVAGALALYLDFVNLFLQFLQIFGFSDRN; translated from the coding sequence ATGAATAACTTTTCACAAGAACCAGAACGTCGCACAATCGTTGACGTAACTGGCTTAAATAGATTCTTAAGCAGAATGTACGGTATGATGACAATCGCCGTTTTAGTTTCTGCTTTAAGTGCTTACTTAACAATGACTGTCTTTAGAACACAAGTAATGACTTTATTTGCTAGCAACCCAGCAATGACGTGGATTTTATTGTTAGTTCCACTTGCATTGACTTTTGGAATTAGCTTTAGAGCAACAAGAAATCCGGTAGCTAGCTTTGTCATGTTAATGATTATGGCAATTGTTTACGGAGTTGAATTTTCTTTAATTGCCGGTGCCTACACTGGTCGTAGCATCGCTTCCGCATTCGTTGCTTCTTCTACTGTTTTCATTACAATGGCAGTAATTGGTACAACAACTAAGAAGAACTTAAACAATCTTGGCTCTTACGCTTCAGCTGCCTTGATTGGTTTAATTGTTGCAATGCTTATCAACATGTTCTTAAGAAATCCAATGGTTTCTTACATCTTTTCATTCATCGCAGTTATCATCTTCACTATCTTAACTGCTTGGGATGCACAAAGAATGAAGCAAATTTACGAAAACTACGGTGGTCAAGTTTCTGTTGATGGTTTGGCTGTTGCAGGTGCTTTAGCACTTTACCTAGACTTCGTTAACTTGTTCTTACAATTCTTACAAATCTTTGGATTTAGCGATAGAAATTAA
- the nrdJ gene encoding ribonucleoside-triphosphate reductase, adenosylcobalamin-dependent, which yields MSDLRITLDPDFIAQTKKEITPHWGELGWVTYKRTYARWLDDKNRSENWDETVKRVIEGNINLDPRLQHNPSEKTVQELTAEAKQLFRLVYGLAATPSGRNLWISGTDYQKRNGDSLNNCWFIAIRPQKYGNSHIVPAYLTQDQIAPSMPFSFLFDQLMKGGGVGFSVVDENIKQIPKLNQKVDLAIVIDKKSKSYDASIKLGATDLDEWKKDNHEKDDYIYYKLPDTREGWVLANARLIDMHFDSTNPENKKKLVLDISDIRPYGAKIHGFGGTASGPMPLVEMLFDINQILNDRAGQKLTAVDATDICNLIGKTVVAGNVRRSAELALGSSDNQDFITMKQDKKKLYHHRWASNNSVAINSEFDNYQPIADSILHNGEPGVVNLELSRNYGRIKDGYQAGIDDEVEGTNPCGEISLANGEPCNLFEVFPFIAQKQGWDLKEAFRLAARYTKRVTFSPYDWEVSRKIINKNRRIGVSMSGIQDWILSTFGHRVVTGFKTATDSETGKEIKDPVYDPEIIKTVDDLYQSVVNADKDYSQELNCNTSIKHTTVKPSGTVAKLAGVSEGMHFHYSGYLIQRIRFQETDPLLPALKACGYRTEPDIYTPHTICVEFPIKAANADSNNFASAGTVSIAEQFATQAFLQTYWSDNAVSCTITFQNDESDQIAPLLHQYRHAIKSTSLLPYYGGSLKQAPKEPISKEKYEKADNEITGNVEIVFEQNNEDQKGLELVDQSDCDNGACPIK from the coding sequence ATGTCTGATTTGAGAATCACACTTGATCCAGATTTTATTGCACAAACTAAAAAAGAGATTACTCCTCACTGGGGAGAGTTAGGCTGGGTTACATATAAAAGAACATATGCACGCTGGCTTGATGATAAAAATCGTTCTGAAAATTGGGACGAAACTGTTAAACGCGTAATTGAAGGTAATATTAATCTTGATCCACGCTTGCAACATAATCCTAGTGAAAAGACCGTCCAAGAATTAACAGCTGAGGCTAAGCAACTATTCCGTCTAGTCTATGGTCTAGCTGCTACTCCATCTGGTCGAAACTTATGGATTTCAGGAACTGACTATCAAAAGAGAAATGGCGATTCACTAAATAACTGCTGGTTTATTGCCATTCGTCCTCAAAAATACGGTAATAGTCACATAGTTCCTGCTTACCTTACTCAAGACCAAATCGCCCCATCGATGCCTTTTTCATTTCTTTTTGACCAATTAATGAAAGGCGGCGGCGTTGGCTTTTCTGTAGTTGATGAAAACATTAAGCAGATTCCTAAGCTTAATCAAAAGGTAGACTTAGCCATTGTTATTGACAAAAAGAGTAAATCATATGATGCTTCAATCAAGTTAGGTGCTACCGACCTTGATGAATGGAAAAAAGATAATCACGAAAAAGATGATTACATTTACTACAAACTTCCTGACACTCGTGAAGGTTGGGTTTTAGCCAATGCCCGTTTAATTGACATGCATTTCGACTCAACTAATCCTGAAAATAAGAAAAAGCTCGTACTCGATATCAGTGACATTCGTCCTTATGGAGCAAAAATTCACGGCTTTGGCGGTACAGCTTCTGGCCCAATGCCACTAGTAGAAATGCTTTTTGATATTAATCAAATTCTTAATGACCGTGCTGGTCAAAAACTAACTGCGGTTGATGCAACAGATATCTGCAACTTAATTGGTAAAACAGTAGTTGCTGGTAACGTAAGAAGAAGTGCAGAGCTAGCACTTGGCTCAAGTGATAATCAAGATTTCATCACAATGAAGCAAGATAAAAAGAAACTTTACCACCACCGCTGGGCATCAAATAATAGTGTAGCTATTAATTCGGAATTCGATAATTATCAACCAATTGCAGACAGCATTTTGCATAACGGTGAACCTGGTGTTGTTAACCTTGAATTATCTCGCAATTACGGTCGTATTAAAGACGGTTATCAAGCTGGCATTGATGATGAGGTCGAAGGAACTAATCCTTGTGGAGAAATTTCATTAGCTAACGGTGAACCATGTAACTTATTTGAAGTCTTTCCTTTCATTGCTCAAAAGCAAGGCTGGGATCTTAAAGAAGCTTTCAGATTAGCTGCTCGCTACACCAAACGTGTTACTTTCAGTCCTTATGATTGGGAAGTTTCGCGTAAGATTATCAACAAAAATCGCCGAATTGGTGTATCAATGTCTGGTATTCAAGACTGGATTCTATCTACTTTTGGCCATCGCGTGGTTACTGGCTTTAAGACTGCAACGGATTCAGAAACCGGCAAAGAAATTAAAGATCCTGTTTATGATCCTGAAATCATCAAAACTGTGGACGACTTATATCAATCTGTTGTTAACGCAGATAAAGACTACAGCCAAGAACTAAATTGCAATACCTCAATTAAACACACTACAGTAAAGCCTTCTGGTACTGTGGCCAAACTTGCAGGAGTTTCCGAAGGAATGCACTTCCACTATTCAGGTTACTTGATTCAACGCATTCGCTTCCAAGAAACCGATCCCCTTCTTCCAGCACTAAAAGCTTGCGGCTATCGAACTGAACCTGATATCTACACACCACATACTATCTGTGTTGAGTTTCCAATTAAGGCTGCCAATGCCGATAGTAACAACTTTGCCTCTGCTGGAACTGTTTCAATTGCTGAACAATTTGCTACGCAAGCCTTTCTCCAAACTTATTGGTCAGACAACGCCGTAAGTTGTACCATTACTTTTCAAAATGATGAAAGTGATCAAATAGCACCACTTCTACATCAATATCGCCACGCTATTAAATCTACTTCACTTCTTCCTTATTATGGCGGCTCACTAAAGCAAGCTCCAAAAGAACCAATTAGTAAAGAAAAATACGAAAAAGCTGATAACGAAATCACTGGCAATGTCGAAATAGTCTTTGAACAGAATAATGAGGATCAAAAGGGACTTGAATTAGTAGACCAAAGCGATTGTGATAATGGTGCTTGCCCAATTAAGTAA
- a CDS encoding DUF4430 domain-containing protein produces MKNTKKLSIFAAIILFFTFSLTGCQNNQEKAKAKTDQITVTYTLKDNKKTFANKKVHLKKNSTVATGLKKNWKVKSQKEFITAIDGKKQNPQKKIYWTYTVNGKMVNKTAYQQKLKNKDKVVFTRSKY; encoded by the coding sequence ATGAAAAACACTAAAAAGTTAAGTATTTTTGCTGCAATTATTTTATTTTTTACCTTTAGTCTAACTGGCTGTCAAAATAATCAAGAAAAAGCTAAGGCTAAAACCGATCAAATTACTGTTACCTATACTTTGAAAGATAACAAAAAGACCTTTGCTAACAAAAAAGTTCATCTTAAAAAGAATTCTACTGTAGCTACTGGTCTTAAAAAAAATTGGAAAGTAAAGAGCCAAAAAGAATTCATCACTGCTATTGATGGTAAAAAGCAAAATCCTCAAAAGAAGATCTACTGGACTTATACAGTAAATGGCAAAATGGTAAACAAAACTGCTTACCAACAAAAGCTTAAGAACAAGGACAAGGTAGTATTCACTCGGAGTAAGTATTAA
- a CDS encoding ECF transporter S component, whose amino-acid sequence MVTEELAGTKRLALLGVLTALCVVLRIFKIIPVPNVQPVTAIIMLTTLFVSGEMGFALAILTMIISNIFLGFGIWTIPQILAYGGCVLTILLFKKLTPLTKWFWLQLALVAFLGIEYGILVDLGMTIFGSLPAFIAYWAGSILFDTYHAIGNVVFYLLLYKPISLALKHFFED is encoded by the coding sequence ATGGTGACAGAAGAACTTGCAGGAACTAAGAGGCTCGCGCTCTTAGGAGTTCTAACCGCCTTATGCGTTGTTTTGAGAATTTTCAAAATTATTCCTGTTCCTAATGTTCAACCTGTTACTGCAATCATCATGCTCACTACCCTCTTTGTAAGCGGAGAAATGGGATTTGCCTTGGCCATTTTAACGATGATTATTTCCAATATTTTTCTTGGTTTCGGCATTTGGACAATTCCGCAGATTCTTGCCTATGGTGGTTGCGTTTTAACAATTCTTCTATTTAAAAAGCTAACTCCACTTACAAAATGGTTTTGGTTGCAATTAGCTCTAGTAGCATTTTTAGGTATTGAATATGGGATCTTAGTAGATTTAGGAATGACGATTTTTGGCAGTTTACCAGCCTTTATTGCTTACTGGGCAGGTAGTATTTTATTTGATACCTATCATGCAATCGGCAATGTTGTTTTTTACTTACTCTTATATAAACCTATCTCTTTAGCACTTAAGCATTTCTTTGAGGATTAA
- a CDS encoding cob(I)yrinic acid a,c-diamide adenosyltransferase yields the protein MTLKIYTKVGDQGKTKQVSGKMVPKYDLQIETLGNLDELQSYLGVTIANLSDNCQVLKDELQKRQKELYQFQADIVVRRHQEITPDKVKELEVRIDKITQQYPRIPAFILPGGSPTAANLQYSRTLTRRAERSLVELNDKKQPISPFNLEYINRLSDYLFTLARYANVLDGYQEVKSK from the coding sequence ATGACACTTAAAATTTATACTAAAGTCGGCGACCAGGGAAAAACCAAGCAAGTTAGTGGAAAAATGGTCCCAAAATATGACTTACAAATTGAAACTCTCGGCAATCTTGACGAACTTCAATCTTACTTAGGCGTAACAATCGCTAACTTATCAGATAATTGCCAAGTTCTAAAAGATGAACTACAAAAGAGACAAAAAGAACTATATCAGTTTCAAGCCGATATTGTCGTCAGACGACACCAAGAAATTACTCCCGATAAGGTTAAAGAATTAGAAGTCAGGATTGATAAGATTACACAGCAATATCCTCGAATTCCAGCTTTTATCCTTCCTGGTGGCTCACCCACCGCTGCCAATTTGCAGTATAGCCGCACATTGACACGGCGCGCTGAACGGTCACTAGTTGAGCTAAATGATAAAAAGCAGCCAATTTCACCTTTTAACCTGGAATATATTAATCGTCTATCTGACTATCTCTTTACCCTAGCTCGCTACGCTAATGTCTTAGACGGATATCAAGAAGTCAAAAGCAAATAA